AAATACATCAACACAACAAAGAGGGATAACTTAAAATGCAGATCAATTTCGGACCTTTTCGTGAAATACAAATTCGTGTTAGCTTAGTGGGCACTATCGCCATGCTGTTCGTTATCGCCTTCAGTAGTTGCGAGAGGGTTCAGAAACCTCTCATAACAGTAGATACACAGGATGCCCCCCAGACGACAGTACTTACAATTTTAGGTGGAACCCCCGGGGGCAGTTTTTCGCCTTTTGCGACTGCAGTGAGCGACATCGCGACACAGCATGAACCTCAACTGAAGATAGTGGTTGAAACTTCACCAGGTTCTGTGGAAAACACGCGACGCGTCAATGAAAATTCGACTTATCTCGGTGTTGCATTCGCCTCAGAAAGCCATTTGGGTTACCACGGACAGGAAATTTTCGCTGAAGAAGGGGCCAAAACTAATATACGAGCAGTGACCCTACTCTATATCGCCTATGCCCAAACAGTTGTCGTTGCAGATAGTGATATTCATCAGTTTGAAGACCTCGTTGGCAAGAAAATAGCAAGTGGCAGAATGGGATCCGGTTCCGCACAAACGATAGAACGCTTGGCGAAATCAGCTGGCATCTGGAACCAAATCACACTTCTGTATAAAGGCAGTAACGAGGGAGCAGCCGCCCTCCTGGCTGGAGAAGCAGACGCTTTTCACATGCTAGTGAGTGTACCGAACGATGCAATGGCGCAACTCGCTGCAACCAACGAAATTAGAATGCTTGAAATGGACGCGCCTGCACAGGCATCCGGGTTCTACGAACAATATCCGTTTTACCTCTCCGGTCCATTGCCCGTCGAGGCATACGGCGGCAAAGTCGTACCAGTGAACACACTGCTGATGCCAACATTGCTTATCGCTCACAAAGATGTGCCAGCAGAAATCGTCTATACAATTCTACAACAGGTTTACAGCCCAGAAGGGTTGCAAGCGATGCAGGATGCTACCGGTGCTACAGCAGATATAACAACAATTGAAAATGTGTCAAAAGCG
This genomic window from Candidatus Poribacteria bacterium contains:
- a CDS encoding TAXI family TRAP transporter solute-binding subunit, with product MQINFGPFREIQIRVSLVGTIAMLFVIAFSSCERVQKPLITVDTQDAPQTTVLTILGGTPGGSFSPFATAVSDIATQHEPQLKIVVETSPGSVENTRRVNENSTYLGVAFASESHLGYHGQEIFAEEGAKTNIRAVTLLYIAYAQTVVVADSDIHQFEDLVGKKIASGRMGSGSAQTIERLAKSAGIWNQITLLYKGSNEGAAALLAGEADAFHMLVSVPNDAMAQLAATNEIRMLEMDAPAQASGFYEQYPFYLSGPLPVEAYGGKVVPVNTLLMPTLLIAHKDVPAEIVYTILQQVYSPEGLQAMQDATGATADITTIENVSKAFVIPLHRGAYRFWNEHGLSIPVHAMPVD